From the Bacillota bacterium genome, one window contains:
- the thrS gene encoding threonine--tRNA ligase translates to MAKVGGQHSIPEAIPIPNEESVALNSEEGMEIYRHSTAHILAQAVKRLFPEVKLAIGPAIENGFYYDFARSSPFTPQDLERIEEEMRKIIREDLPIVRQEISKEDALKMFRELGENYKLELLDGIPEDTVSIYRQGEFVDLCRGPHLPSTGWVKAFKLLNVAGAYWRGDEKREMLQRIYGTAFPTQEELDKYLRLVEEAERRDHRKLGRELDLFSIHEEGGAGLVYWHPKGATVRRIIEDFWKQEHLRRGYELVYTPHIARRDLWEISGHWSWYRENMYSPIIIDDVEYLLKPMNCPFHILMYKSRTRSYRDLPIRWAELGTVYRYERSGVLHGLLRVRGFTQDDAHLFVRPDQLEDELIGVLDLMQFMLRSFGYKEYDVELSVRDPAQKEKYVGSDEIWEQAEGALVSALEKKGFKYRRMEGEAKFYGPAIDVKIKDAMGRGWQGPTIQVDFNLPARFDLQYIGEDNAPHHPVMIHRTVLGAMERFFAGLVEHYAGAFPAWLSPVQVKILPIAEKHVDYAKRVRDDLVVHDLRVEIDDRNEKIGYKIRESQLEKVPYMLIVGDKEQKNEYVSVRSRRDGDLGSMTLSAFRERLLSEVAAKS, encoded by the coding sequence ATGGCTAAGGTCGGGGGTCAACACAGCATACCAGAAGCTATACCGATTCCAAATGAAGAATCTGTTGCCCTCAATTCAGAAGAAGGCATGGAGATTTACAGGCATTCTACTGCGCATATTCTGGCCCAGGCAGTAAAGAGGCTCTTCCCGGAAGTCAAACTCGCTATTGGCCCTGCCATTGAAAATGGATTTTATTATGACTTCGCGAGATCTTCCCCATTTACCCCTCAGGACCTTGAGAGAATCGAAGAAGAGATGAGAAAGATAATCCGCGAGGATCTTCCAATCGTCCGCCAGGAAATCTCCAAGGAAGACGCTTTGAAGATGTTCCGGGAACTGGGAGAGAACTATAAGCTGGAACTCCTGGATGGTATCCCAGAGGACACCGTGAGCATTTACCGCCAGGGAGAATTCGTGGATCTCTGTCGGGGCCCGCACCTTCCGTCGACCGGATGGGTCAAGGCTTTCAAACTATTGAATGTGGCCGGAGCATATTGGAGAGGCGACGAGAAACGCGAGATGCTCCAGCGCATTTATGGCACCGCCTTTCCGACACAGGAGGAGCTCGATAAGTATCTACGATTAGTAGAGGAGGCTGAAAGGCGAGATCACCGGAAGCTCGGGCGTGAGCTTGACCTTTTCAGTATACATGAAGAAGGCGGGGCCGGACTTGTATACTGGCACCCAAAGGGCGCCACAGTCAGGCGAATCATAGAGGACTTCTGGAAACAGGAGCATCTGAGGAGGGGCTACGAGCTGGTTTATACCCCTCATATCGCGAGGCGTGACCTTTGGGAAATATCCGGGCACTGGAGCTGGTATCGGGAGAATATGTATTCACCCATAATCATAGATGATGTTGAATACCTGCTCAAACCTATGAATTGTCCCTTCCATATCCTGATGTACAAGTCCCGGACCAGATCTTATCGAGATTTACCAATAAGATGGGCGGAGCTCGGGACAGTTTACAGATATGAACGTAGTGGGGTGCTGCATGGTCTTCTGAGGGTGAGGGGTTTCACTCAGGATGACGCTCATCTCTTCGTTCGTCCCGACCAGCTGGAAGATGAGCTTATAGGTGTCCTCGATCTGATGCAGTTTATGTTGAGATCGTTCGGTTACAAAGAATATGATGTCGAGCTTTCGGTCAGAGATCCGGCCCAAAAGGAGAAATATGTCGGATCTGATGAGATTTGGGAACAGGCTGAGGGAGCTCTCGTCAGCGCCCTTGAAAAGAAAGGCTTCAAGTATCGCCGGATGGAGGGCGAGGCCAAGTTTTATGGACCTGCCATCGATGTGAAGATAAAGGATGCCATGGGCAGAGGTTGGCAGGGGCCTACGATACAGGTGGATTTCAATCTTCCTGCACGTTTTGATCTGCAGTATATTGGGGAGGACAATGCTCCGCATCACCCGGTGATGATTCACAGGACTGTGTTGGGAGCTATGGAAAGATTCTTCGCGGGGCTAGTTGAGCACTACGCCGGCGCTTTTCCTGCTTGGCTCAGTCCTGTCCAGGTGAAGATATTGCCCATCGCTGAAAAGCATGTGGATTATGCGAAGCGTGTGCGGGATGACCTGGTGGTTCACGACTTGAGGGTGGAGATCGACGATAGAAACGAGAAGATAGGCTATAAGATTCGCGAGTCTCAGCTGGAAAAGGTGCCATACATGCTCATAGTCGGGGACAAAGAACAAAAGAATGAGTATGTTTCAGTCCGTTCAAGGAGAGATGGGGATCTAGGGAGCATGACCCTTTCAGCATTTAGAGAAAGGCTGCTCTCAGAGGTCGCAGCTAAATCCTGA